A window from Actimicrobium sp. CCC2.4 encodes these proteins:
- a CDS encoding aspartate kinase → MALIVHKYGGTSMGSTERIKNVALRVAKWHDAGYQIVVVPSAMSGETNRLLGMAKELMAQPDPREMDMLASTGEQVSVALLAMALKAIGKDAVSYAGWQVAIKTDSAFTKARIQSIDDAKVRNDLDAGRIVIITGFQGVDADGNIATLGRGGSDTSAVAVAVAMKAEECLIFTDVDGVYTTDPRVVTDARRLKTVTFEEMLEMASLGSKVLQIRSVEFAGNYKMPTRVLSSMTDPMLPLEIEARSGTLISFEEDTNMEHAAITGIAFNRDEAKITVLGVPDRPGIAYQILGPVADANIEVDMIIQNQSVAGKTDFTFTVARGEYQRSMEVLNGSVKEHIGAGSIAGDAKVSKVSVVGVGMRSHVGIASQMFRTLSEEGINILMISTSEIKISVLIDEKYMELAVRALHKAFELESA, encoded by the coding sequence ATGGCTTTGATCGTTCATAAATACGGTGGCACATCGATGGGCTCGACCGAGCGCATCAAGAATGTAGCCTTACGAGTTGCCAAATGGCATGACGCGGGTTACCAGATCGTCGTGGTTCCGTCGGCAATGTCCGGCGAAACCAATCGTTTGCTGGGCATGGCCAAAGAGCTGATGGCGCAACCTGATCCGCGCGAAATGGATATGCTCGCGTCGACTGGCGAGCAGGTATCGGTAGCGTTGCTGGCGATGGCCTTGAAGGCCATCGGCAAGGACGCTGTCTCGTATGCCGGCTGGCAAGTCGCGATCAAGACCGACTCGGCCTTCACCAAGGCCCGCATCCAGTCGATCGATGATGCCAAGGTACGCAATGATCTTGATGCCGGTCGTATCGTGATCATCACCGGCTTTCAGGGCGTCGATGCCGACGGCAATATCGCCACCTTGGGTCGCGGTGGTTCGGACACGTCGGCGGTCGCGGTGGCGGTGGCCATGAAAGCGGAAGAGTGCTTGATTTTTACGGATGTCGATGGGGTTTATACGACCGATCCGCGCGTTGTTACTGACGCGCGCCGGCTCAAGACCGTAACTTTCGAAGAGATGCTGGAAATGGCCTCGCTAGGATCGAAGGTATTACAGATCCGATCGGTCGAATTTGCCGGTAATTACAAGATGCCAACCCGGGTACTGTCGTCGATGACTGACCCGATGCTGCCGCTGGAGATCGAAGCCCGCTCCGGCACCCTGATTTCGTTTGAGGAAGACACAAATATGGAACACGCCGCCATCACCGGTATCGCCTTCAACCGCGACGAAGCCAAGATCACCGTGCTGGGTGTCCCGGATCGTCCGGGTATTGCCTACCAGATCCTAGGTCCTGTTGCCGATGCGAACATCGAAGTCGACATGATCATCCAGAACCAGTCGGTCGCCGGCAAGACCGACTTCACGTTCACCGTGGCGCGCGGCGAATACCAGCGTTCGATGGAAGTGCTCAACGGCAGCGTCAAGGAACATATCGGTGCCGGTAGTATCGCTGGCGATGCCAAAGTTTCGAAAGTATCGGTAGTTGGCGTCGGCATGCGCAGTCATGTTGGTATTGCCTCCCAAATGTTCCGGACCTTGTCGGAAGAGGGCATCAATATCCTGATGATCTCGACGTCTGAAATCAAGATCTCGGTACTGATCGATGAAAAATACATGGAGCTTGCCGTACGTGCGCTCCACAAGGCCTTCGAACTCGAAAGCGCCTGA